The Primulina eburnea isolate SZY01 chromosome 13, ASM2296580v1, whole genome shotgun sequence genome includes a region encoding these proteins:
- the LOC140809884 gene encoding D-glycerate 3-kinase, chloroplastic-like, producing the protein MYLTEPQKVRIYHYYIPVFLWCEQEISQHRSTFKKQDEIPPLVIGFSAPQGCGKTTLVFALDFLFQLNGRKSATISIDDFYLTANEQAKLRESNPNNGLLEFRGNAGSHDLQLSVETLTALTSLTKGEKIKIPQYNKHAFNGRGDRADPATWPEVEGPLTVVLFEGWMLGFKPVPVEVVRSVDPQLEIVNKNLEAYHDAWDKFIKSWIIIKIHDPVCVYQWRLQAEIAMRNDGKPGMSDEEVMDFVSRYLPAYKAYLPTLYSEGPKGADPNHVLVVEIDEGRNPILGS; encoded by the exons aTGTATTTAACAGAGCCTCAGAAAGTTCGAATATACCATTACTACATACCTGTATTCTTGTGGTGCGAACAAGAAATTTCCCAGCACCGTTCTACGTTCAAAAAACAAGATGAAATCCCACCTTTAGTG ATTGGTTTCAGTGCTCCACAAGGTTGTGGAAAAACCACACTTGTCTTTGCCCTGGATTTTCTTTTCCAACTTAATGGGAG GAAGTCTGCAACTATATCTATTGATGATTTTTACCTGACGGCAAATGAACAG GCCAAGTTAAGGGAAAGTAATCCTAACAATGGACTCCTTGAG TTTCGTGGGAATGCTGGAAGCCATGATCTTCAATTGTCTGTTGAGACCCTGACTGCCCTAACAAGTTTGACTAAAG GTGAAAAGATTAAGATTCCTCAATATAACAAG CATGCATTTAACGGTCGAGGTGACAGAGCTGATCCTGCTACATGGCCAGAGGTGGAGGGCCCTCTAACG GTTGTGTTGTTCGAGGGTTGGATGCTCGGTTTTAAGCCCGTTCCAGTTGAAGTCGTGAGATCAGTTGACCCTCAG CTGGAGATTGTTAACAAAAACTTAGAAGCTTACCATGATGCATGGGACAAGTTCATCAAGTCCTGGATAATAATCAAGATTCACGACCCCGTTTGTGTTTATCAGTGGCGATTGCAG GCTGAGATCGCCATGAGGAATGATGGAAAGCCAGGGATGTCCGATGAAGAG GTTATGGACTTTGTTTCAAGATACTTGCCAGCATACAAGGCGTATCTTCCTACCCTTTACTCGGAAGGGCCAAAAGGTGCTGATCCGAACCATGTTCTAGTCGTTGAAATCGATGAAGGCAGAAATCCCATCCTTGGAAGTTAA